A genomic segment from Paenibacillus sp. FSL K6-1096 encodes:
- a CDS encoding helix-turn-helix domain-containing protein: MRVLIVDDEPLILNGLVKIIGEAAPLGTEIFRADNAFEALELMTDCMPDVTITDLHMPEKNGFELIEAAREGGLCDRFIILTGYDEFEYVRRALRTGVVDYLLKPLGKDEIAALLERIEQELPSEADPEYSNHAKRILAYTKTHYMNDLSLNHLAELMNLHPKYISSLFKRVTGDTFVNYLNGYRIKEAQRLLRSHGRLSANAIGRKVGFEDKHYFTKVFKKYTGMTPGAYREEAKATEGEGLPDKRS, from the coding sequence ATGAGAGTATTGATTGTGGATGATGAACCGCTGATCCTGAACGGGCTGGTGAAAATTATCGGGGAGGCGGCTCCGCTCGGGACAGAGATTTTCCGGGCAGACAATGCGTTTGAGGCCTTGGAGCTGATGACAGACTGTATGCCGGACGTGACCATTACAGATCTTCATATGCCGGAGAAAAATGGCTTCGAGCTTATCGAGGCGGCCAGGGAGGGCGGACTGTGCGACCGTTTCATTATCCTGACAGGCTATGATGAATTTGAATATGTACGCAGAGCACTACGCACAGGAGTAGTGGATTATCTGCTGAAGCCGCTCGGCAAGGACGAGATTGCCGCTCTGCTGGAGCGGATTGAACAGGAGCTTCCCTCTGAAGCCGATCCGGAGTACTCCAACCATGCGAAGCGCATTCTGGCCTATACCAAAACCCATTATATGAACGATTTGTCGCTCAACCATCTGGCCGAATTAATGAATCTTCATCCCAAATATATCAGCAGTCTGTTTAAAAGAGTGACCGGCGATACATTTGTCAATTATCTGAACGGATATCGCATCAAGGAGGCCCAGAGGCTGCTCCGGTCGCATGGCCGGTTATCCGCGAACGCTATCGGCAGGAAGGTCGGGTTCGAGGACAAGCATTATTTCACCAAAGTCTTCAAGAAGTATACAGGAATGACGCCCGGCGCTTACCGCGAAGAGGCTAAAGCCACTGAAGGAGAGGGGCTTCCAGATAAGCGCAGTTAA
- a CDS encoding extracellular solute-binding protein, with protein sequence MNTGTGKGPVWLKKASILLLSALLLSACSGKLESGNGKQEAAASNDPQASPAAIDESPLGKYDPPIELSFVRDLSDVVENNVLGVLKDETIDNNRWTKLYEDQLGIKIKYNWIVKGSQTSDQYLQKINVTLASGDLPDVTPVNATQLKQLADSGQIEDMTALYEKYASPFTKKVLSGEGTSVFDAATFDGKLMAIPALESSIERSMYIWIRTDWLEKLGLQPPKTMADVLAISEAFAEKDPDGNGKKDTYGLGITKDLWGGAMGLEGFMAGYNAYPNIWLEDGNGKLVYGSIQPEVKKALQVLQDMAKKGQLDQEFGVKDGGKVSELISAGKIGMEYGEQWNSIWPLQLNRDNDPKAQWQAFPIVSESGDTPKVPLKFSTTRFFAVKKGAAHPEAVIKLFNLHLEKNWGETAEFDKYYAPPEAESVWQLSPVTPYPVTKNVDAFREIDAARKAGDFSTLKGEAKTIQEKLESYASGSTEGFSLWGWERIYGEQGSMGIADQYIKNDQFIQEKFVGAPTPTMVERKTTLEKQQNEIFVKIILGEPIEKFDQFVKDWKKLGGDQITQEVNEWYAATKK encoded by the coding sequence ATGAACACAGGTACTGGAAAAGGCCCGGTGTGGCTGAAGAAGGCTTCAATTCTGCTGTTGTCTGCACTGCTGTTGTCCGCTTGCTCAGGGAAGCTGGAATCCGGCAACGGCAAGCAGGAAGCGGCGGCAAGCAATGATCCGCAGGCAAGCCCGGCGGCCATCGATGAGAGTCCGCTCGGCAAATACGATCCTCCGATTGAGTTGTCGTTCGTCAGGGACCTTAGCGATGTGGTAGAGAATAACGTGCTTGGCGTGCTGAAGGATGAGACGATTGACAACAACCGCTGGACGAAGCTGTATGAGGACCAGCTCGGGATCAAGATTAAGTATAACTGGATCGTGAAGGGCAGCCAGACCTCGGATCAGTATCTCCAGAAGATTAATGTGACGCTGGCCTCCGGCGATCTGCCGGATGTGACGCCTGTTAATGCGACCCAGCTCAAGCAGCTGGCCGATTCCGGCCAGATTGAGGATATGACGGCACTGTACGAGAAATATGCTTCCCCGTTCACCAAGAAGGTGCTGTCGGGAGAAGGCACAAGTGTATTCGATGCTGCGACCTTCGATGGCAAGCTGATGGCGATTCCAGCCCTGGAGTCCTCCATCGAACGCTCGATGTACATCTGGATTCGAACAGATTGGCTGGAGAAGCTGGGCCTGCAGCCGCCGAAGACGATGGCGGACGTCCTGGCCATCTCCGAAGCATTCGCCGAGAAGGACCCTGACGGGAACGGGAAGAAGGATACCTACGGTCTTGGTATTACCAAGGATCTGTGGGGCGGAGCAATGGGGCTGGAGGGCTTCATGGCCGGGTATAATGCGTACCCGAATATCTGGCTGGAGGATGGGAACGGCAAGCTGGTGTATGGAAGCATTCAGCCGGAAGTGAAGAAGGCGCTCCAGGTGCTGCAGGATATGGCCAAGAAGGGCCAGCTGGATCAGGAGTTCGGTGTCAAGGACGGAGGCAAGGTGTCCGAGCTGATCTCTGCCGGCAAGATCGGGATGGAGTACGGTGAACAGTGGAACTCCATCTGGCCGCTCCAGCTGAACCGCGACAATGATCCCAAGGCGCAGTGGCAGGCCTTCCCGATTGTCTCCGAATCGGGCGATACGCCGAAGGTGCCGCTGAAATTCAGCACCACCCGCTTCTTCGCTGTGAAGAAGGGGGCGGCTCATCCGGAAGCCGTGATCAAATTGTTCAATCTCCATCTGGAGAAGAACTGGGGCGAGACGGCCGAATTCGATAAGTACTATGCACCGCCGGAAGCGGAGAGTGTCTGGCAGCTGTCCCCGGTTACCCCGTATCCGGTAACGAAGAACGTAGACGCGTTCCGCGAGATCGATGCTGCCCGCAAGGCCGGGGACTTCTCGACCCTGAAAGGTGAAGCCAAGACGATCCAGGAGAAGCTGGAGTCCTATGCTTCAGGTTCGACAGAAGGCTTCTCCCTATGGGGCTGGGAGCGGATCTACGGCGAGCAGGGCTCCATGGGCATAGCTGACCAGTATATCAAGAATGACCAGTTCATTCAGGAGAAATTTGTCGGTGCTCCGACGCCGACCATGGTCGAACGCAAAACGACGCTTGAGAAGCAGCAGAATGAAATTTTCGTCAAAATTATTCTGGGTGAGCCGATTGAGAAGTTCGACCAGTTCGTGAAGGATTGGAAGAAGCTGGGCGGAGATCAAATTACGCAAGAGGTCAATGAATGGTACGCAGCGACTAAGAAATAA
- a CDS encoding ABC transporter permease subunit gives MRSKLRKELPLHLMLLPGLIMIILFSYVPMAGVMIAFQKFIPAKGLFGDQKWVGFDNFDYVMSLPNFTQVLWNTLFISSLKLILGLIVPLVFAILLNELASNVIKRTVQTAIYLPYFLSWVVLGGILIDILSPSGGIVNEFLGLFGVSKIFFLGDNDWFPFTLIASDVWKNFGYGTIVYLAAITGIDPGLYEAATIDGANRWHKTWHITIPGIRMVIVLLSVLSLGQLLNAGFDQVFNLYSPQVYESGDILDTFVYRIGLLDAQYGVATAVGFFKSIISLTLISSSYFLAYRFAKYRIF, from the coding sequence ATGAGATCGAAATTGCGCAAGGAACTGCCGCTTCATCTGATGCTGCTGCCGGGACTGATTATGATCATCCTGTTCTCTTATGTTCCGATGGCCGGTGTCATGATAGCGTTCCAGAAGTTTATTCCCGCCAAGGGCCTGTTCGGGGACCAGAAGTGGGTGGGCTTCGATAACTTTGATTATGTGATGAGCCTGCCGAACTTCACCCAGGTGCTGTGGAATACACTGTTTATTTCCAGCCTGAAGCTGATTCTCGGCCTGATTGTCCCGCTTGTCTTCGCGATATTATTGAATGAGCTGGCGAGCAATGTCATCAAGAGAACGGTGCAAACCGCGATCTATCTGCCTTATTTCCTGTCCTGGGTGGTGCTTGGGGGGATTCTGATTGATATTCTGTCCCCGTCAGGCGGGATCGTCAATGAATTCCTCGGCCTGTTCGGCGTCTCCAAAATCTTCTTCCTCGGCGATAACGACTGGTTCCCTTTTACCCTGATTGCTTCGGATGTCTGGAAGAACTTCGGGTACGGCACGATTGTCTACCTGGCAGCCATTACGGGCATTGACCCCGGGCTGTACGAAGCCGCTACGATTGACGGGGCAAACCGCTGGCACAAAACCTGGCATATTACCATCCCTGGCATCCGCATGGTCATCGTCCTGCTGTCGGTGCTCAGTCTCGGGCAGCTGTTGAACGCCGGCTTCGACCAGGTCTTTAACCTGTACAGCCCGCAGGTCTATGAGAGCGGAGATATTCTGGATACCTTCGTCTACCGGATTGGGCTATTGGATGCGCAATATGGCGTGGCGACGGCTGTAGGCTTCTTTAAGTCGATCATCTCGCTCACCTTGATTTCCAGCTCGTATTTCCTGGCTTACCGTTTTGCCAAGTACCGGATTTTTTAG
- a CDS encoding carbohydrate ABC transporter permease — protein sequence MQQPLTPNQADLTTVHRKKKFDGISVLNATFLILVSLLCILPLIHIVAVSFSSSAAASAGYVRLWPVDFTFASYMYTMSRTEFWQSMIVSLTRIGIGTPLNLLLTILVAYPLSKESHALRFRSVYAWAFFITMLFNGGLIPWYTTLKEYGLLDSIWALVLPGAVPVFSVVLLLNFFREIPKELEEAALIDGAGHFRTVWSIFVPISKPALATLALFSMVEHWNSWFDGLLLMGNPANYPLQSYIQTIVIQQNLSNMSRDAMLDLALISDRTLKSSQIFLGSLPIILAYPFLQKYFVKGIVLGSVKG from the coding sequence TTGCAGCAACCGCTGACGCCTAACCAGGCAGACCTAACTACTGTTCACCGTAAAAAAAAGTTCGACGGGATATCGGTGCTGAACGCCACCTTTCTCATTCTGGTCTCACTGCTCTGTATCCTGCCGCTCATTCATATTGTCGCTGTGTCCTTCAGTTCAAGTGCAGCGGCATCCGCCGGATATGTCCGGCTCTGGCCGGTAGATTTCACGTTCGCTTCCTATATGTATACGATGAGCCGTACGGAATTCTGGCAGTCGATGATTGTATCCCTGACCCGGATCGGGATCGGGACGCCGCTGAACCTGCTGCTGACGATCCTCGTGGCCTACCCGTTATCCAAAGAATCACATGCGCTGCGGTTCCGCAGCGTGTATGCCTGGGCTTTTTTCATCACCATGCTGTTCAACGGGGGCTTGATTCCCTGGTATACCACGCTCAAGGAGTACGGTCTGCTCGACTCAATCTGGGCGCTGGTGCTGCCCGGTGCGGTTCCGGTGTTCAGCGTAGTGCTGCTGCTTAACTTCTTCCGGGAGATTCCGAAGGAGCTGGAGGAAGCGGCGCTGATTGACGGGGCCGGACACTTCCGCACGGTCTGGTCGATCTTCGTGCCCATCTCCAAGCCTGCGCTGGCCACACTGGCCCTGTTCTCTATGGTAGAGCATTGGAACAGCTGGTTCGACGGCCTGCTGCTGATGGGGAACCCGGCGAACTATCCGCTGCAGAGCTATATTCAGACGATTGTTATCCAGCAGAACCTGTCCAATATGTCGCGCGATGCGATGCTGGACCTGGCGCTGATCTCGGACCGGACGCTGAAATCGTCCCAGATCTTCCTCGGCTCCCTGCCGATTATTCTGGCCTATCCGTTCCTGCAGAAGTATTTCGTGAAGGGGATTGTACTCGGCAGTGTCAAAGGATAA
- a CDS encoding histidine kinase produces the protein MLFQKDFSLRNTIFLRLIVTFLLIMLPIIVFAVYLYQWILHTASADIRTSATAQTAFYLSDMENEIERMKLLQYSLLEDEDLNKLALTWETLAVIDRTENLNSLMKRLFIVQNSSTYIKDVRVHIMTIGRTISSVGGVRELEMKRFREIRSVFGDRRSQVIEWDGGLYLSAMKQRGVKGAEPLFTVEIELDAQELRAALGQFNTYPGSGTLLLSDSSSVALSSVTGELAQADKSQYVREIRDVASGERLRIAGAPYYIVQASSRELGLSIYRMIPEAIIKTPLSKFYTWAWVFAVAGLGIIVAFALSTYKFIHKPMLTLVKSFRRMEQGDLDIYIKHESRDEFRYLYSRFNQMVSNLHSLIDQVYKQKIMAQRAELKQLQSQINPHFLYNSFFILNTMAKTGDTERIEQLTTLLGEYFQFVTRNASDLVTMEQEIHHARMYTEIQAMRFSRRITVRFDPLSETLKPVQVPRLIVQPIVENAFKHSLEKKAMEGLIVVRFEQEEAYIRIIVEDNGDRLTDDTLAQLKKSLNACQEQAETTGLVNIHRRIRITFGEESGLLVDRSGLGGLRVTILLTTGGEGADVPDAYR, from the coding sequence TTGTTGTTCCAAAAGGACTTTTCCCTGCGCAATACGATTTTTCTGCGCCTGATTGTTACCTTTCTGCTCATCATGCTGCCGATTATTGTCTTCGCAGTCTATCTGTATCAATGGATTCTGCACACGGCCAGCGCTGACATCCGCACCTCGGCTACGGCCCAGACGGCGTTCTACCTCAGCGATATGGAGAATGAGATCGAGCGGATGAAGCTGCTGCAGTACAGTCTGCTGGAGGATGAAGACCTGAACAAGCTGGCGCTGACCTGGGAGACGCTGGCGGTGATTGACCGCACGGAGAATCTGAATTCGCTGATGAAGCGGCTGTTCATCGTACAGAACAGCAGCACATACATTAAGGATGTGCGGGTGCATATCATGACCATCGGGAGGACGATCTCCTCGGTCGGGGGCGTGCGCGAGCTGGAGATGAAGCGCTTCCGCGAGATCCGCTCGGTGTTCGGCGACCGGCGCTCCCAGGTGATCGAATGGGACGGAGGCCTCTACCTCAGCGCCATGAAGCAGCGGGGGGTCAAAGGGGCGGAGCCGCTGTTCACGGTGGAGATTGAGCTGGATGCGCAGGAGCTGCGGGCGGCGCTGGGCCAATTCAACACCTATCCGGGCAGCGGAACGCTGCTGCTGTCGGACAGCTCCAGTGTGGCCTTGTCCAGTGTGACCGGGGAGCTGGCGCAGGCGGATAAGTCGCAGTACGTCCGGGAGATCCGCGATGTAGCTTCGGGAGAGCGGCTGAGAATTGCCGGTGCGCCCTATTATATTGTCCAGGCCAGCTCCCGGGAGCTGGGGCTGTCAATCTACCGCATGATTCCGGAGGCAATCATCAAGACTCCGCTGAGCAAATTCTATACCTGGGCCTGGGTGTTTGCCGTGGCCGGTCTGGGGATCATTGTTGCTTTTGCCCTGTCTACCTATAAGTTCATTCACAAGCCGATGCTGACCCTGGTCAAAAGCTTCCGCCGAATGGAGCAGGGAGATCTGGACATTTACATCAAGCATGAGTCGAGGGATGAGTTCCGTTATCTGTACAGCCGCTTCAATCAGATGGTCAGCAATCTGCACTCTCTGATCGATCAGGTCTATAAGCAGAAGATCATGGCCCAGCGGGCCGAGCTGAAGCAATTGCAGTCGCAGATTAACCCGCATTTTCTCTATAACAGCTTCTTTATTCTGAACACAATGGCCAAGACCGGCGACACGGAGCGGATTGAACAGCTTACGACGCTGCTTGGCGAGTACTTCCAGTTCGTGACCCGCAATGCCTCTGATCTGGTGACGATGGAGCAGGAGATTCATCATGCGCGGATGTATACCGAGATTCAGGCCATGCGGTTCTCGCGGCGGATTACGGTCCGGTTCGATCCCCTGTCGGAGACGCTGAAGCCGGTGCAGGTCCCGCGGCTGATCGTGCAGCCGATTGTCGAGAATGCCTTCAAGCACAGCCTGGAAAAAAAGGCGATGGAGGGCCTGATCGTTGTGCGTTTTGAGCAGGAGGAGGCTTACATCCGCATTATTGTGGAGGATAACGGGGACCGGCTGACCGATGACACGCTGGCGCAATTGAAGAAATCGCTGAATGCCTGCCAGGAGCAGGCGGAGACCACCGGGCTGGTGAATATTCACCGGCGCATCCGCATCACCTTCGGGGAAGAGAGCGGCCTGCTGGTGGACCGGAGCGGACTGGGGGGGCTTAGAGTAACCATCCTGCTGACAACCGGAGGTGAGGGTGCAGATGTACCGGATGCTTATCGTTGA
- a CDS encoding response regulator has protein sequence MYRMLIVDDEEIITDGLAVVFGKMDLGLDLYKAYSGQEALELLDRTRVDIVLSDICMPEMDGLELMEHIRRRWPQCKLVFLTGHSDFNYVYQAIQAPGVQYVLKNEGYPKLIEAVKRALQELQETMQANDLIREAKEQLNTLETLAQGGYFRHLIHSVKVEQDVAEDFERLHIPLDASMPVLLALGSLTDSDTARSYSERQETALAVKLLAEKLLKERTVSLGVIDRYGDLIWLIQPDRSWAGDGAGAVGQIEQVEQMGQMEQIGKFLEGTFELIQQTCQESLGVTVAITFSAEKARWAMLPNLYDKVRQVQHYRAGDGERMVQRVQLHEAAVPDQVRDRFLQGKAETLAAHLEAGRKEDFLRLFREMAEPAGQECARGNPYLTELYYTIALMLLSYINRWEADEGIATGGLMNLEVHRTWCEAFRYLEDTAGNLFSVRRSGEQKRAASVIDRICLYIEENLDQDLSLVRLADVIHFNPSYLSRLFKQERGINLSEYIEELRVRQAKELLRRGELKVAEVGSLIGYVTPQSFTRVFKKWTGTTPQEYRTDVVGG, from the coding sequence ATGTACCGGATGCTTATCGTTGACGATGAAGAGATTATTACAGACGGGCTGGCGGTGGTTTTTGGCAAAATGGACCTGGGCCTCGACCTCTACAAGGCCTACTCGGGCCAGGAAGCACTGGAGCTGCTGGACCGTACCCGGGTCGATATTGTCCTGTCCGATATCTGTATGCCCGAGATGGATGGGCTGGAGCTGATGGAGCATATCCGCCGCCGGTGGCCGCAGTGCAAGCTGGTGTTCCTGACCGGACACAGTGACTTCAATTATGTCTATCAGGCGATTCAGGCTCCGGGCGTCCAGTATGTGCTGAAGAACGAAGGCTATCCCAAGCTGATTGAGGCGGTCAAGCGTGCGCTGCAGGAATTGCAGGAGACGATGCAGGCCAACGACCTGATCCGTGAGGCCAAGGAGCAGCTCAATACGCTGGAGACGCTGGCGCAGGGCGGATATTTCCGCCACCTGATCCATAGTGTGAAGGTGGAGCAGGATGTGGCGGAAGACTTCGAGCGTCTGCACATTCCGCTGGATGCGTCTATGCCTGTGCTGCTCGCTCTGGGCAGCCTGACCGACTCTGATACTGCAAGGTCGTATTCCGAACGTCAGGAGACGGCGCTTGCCGTCAAGCTCCTGGCGGAGAAGCTGCTGAAGGAGAGGACGGTCAGCCTGGGAGTCATCGACCGCTACGGCGATCTGATCTGGCTGATTCAGCCTGACAGGTCATGGGCGGGGGACGGAGCGGGGGCGGTGGGGCAGATAGAGCAAGTAGAGCAAATGGGCCAGATGGAACAGATTGGTAAGTTTCTCGAAGGCACCTTCGAGCTGATTCAGCAGACCTGCCAGGAATCGCTGGGGGTTACGGTGGCTATTACGTTCAGCGCCGAGAAGGCTAGGTGGGCGATGCTCCCGAACCTGTACGACAAGGTGCGGCAGGTCCAGCACTACCGGGCGGGCGACGGGGAGCGGATGGTACAGCGGGTGCAGCTGCATGAGGCTGCGGTGCCGGATCAGGTCCGCGACCGGTTCCTGCAGGGCAAAGCCGAGACGCTGGCTGCCCATTTGGAGGCGGGGCGCAAGGAGGATTTCCTCCGCTTGTTCAGAGAGATGGCCGAGCCGGCGGGCCAGGAATGCGCGCGGGGTAATCCTTATCTCACTGAGCTATATTACACCATTGCCCTGATGCTGCTGTCGTACATCAACCGGTGGGAAGCGGATGAAGGGATCGCCACCGGCGGACTGATGAATCTGGAAGTCCACCGGACCTGGTGCGAAGCCTTCCGCTATCTGGAGGACACGGCCGGGAATCTGTTCTCGGTGCGCAGGAGCGGCGAGCAGAAGCGTGCGGCCAGCGTGATCGACCGGATCTGCTTATATATAGAAGAGAATCTCGACCAGGACCTGTCGCTGGTGCGTCTGGCCGATGTGATCCACTTCAATCCCTCCTACCTGTCCCGCCTATTCAAGCAGGAACGGGGCATCAACCTGTCCGAGTATATCGAGGAGCTGCGCGTCCGCCAGGCCAAGGAGCTGCTGCGCAGAGGGGAGCTGAAGGTAGCCGAGGTCGGTTCCCTGATTGGCTACGTCACCCCGCAATCCTTCACACGTGTATTCAAAAAGTGGACCGGAACCACGCCGCAGGAATACCGCACGGATGTGGTTGGCGGGTGA
- a CDS encoding glycosyl hydrolase family 8: MNTNAAGSYHTGEYRNLFLENGISEEAIRQRLEDTWNELFYGAPEVRIYHPMDDDKGYMVDTGNTDVRTEGMSYGMMMAVQLDKKEEFDRLWKFAKVFMQHTEGRYKDYFAWHCKLDGTRLSQGPAPDGEEFFAMALFFASSRWGDGAEPFNYSEQARIILRACVHKGEDGEEGDPMWDPETRLIKFIPETPFSDPSYHLPHFYDLFALWADEADRDFWKDAAARSRAYLHLACHPVTGLSPEYANYDGTPAEPQPHGDFRHFFSDAYRVAANIGLDYEWFRCDPWQVEQSNRIQAFFRDIDPADYRRYTIDGQPFDEPSLHPVGLLATLAMASLAADGPDAGHFVKLFWNTPLRTGDRRYYDNCLYFFSLLALSGNYRIYK, from the coding sequence ATGAATACTAACGCAGCAGGCTCCTATCATACAGGAGAATACAGAAATTTGTTTCTTGAAAATGGAATCAGCGAAGAAGCCATCCGGCAGCGGCTGGAGGATACCTGGAACGAGCTGTTCTACGGTGCGCCGGAGGTGCGGATCTATCATCCTATGGATGACGATAAGGGGTATATGGTGGACACCGGGAATACCGATGTGCGCACCGAGGGTATGTCCTATGGCATGATGATGGCGGTTCAACTGGACAAAAAAGAGGAGTTCGACCGGCTCTGGAAATTCGCCAAAGTATTCATGCAGCATACAGAGGGACGGTATAAGGACTATTTCGCCTGGCACTGCAAGCTGGACGGCACCCGGCTGTCGCAAGGCCCGGCCCCGGACGGGGAGGAGTTCTTCGCGATGGCACTGTTCTTTGCCTCTAGCCGCTGGGGGGATGGTGCGGAGCCGTTCAACTATTCAGAGCAGGCCAGGATTATTCTTCGTGCTTGTGTGCACAAGGGAGAGGACGGCGAAGAAGGCGATCCGATGTGGGACCCGGAGACCCGGCTGATCAAGTTCATCCCGGAAACCCCGTTCAGTGATCCATCCTACCATTTGCCGCATTTCTATGATTTGTTTGCACTCTGGGCGGATGAGGCGGACCGGGATTTCTGGAAGGACGCAGCCGCCCGGAGCCGGGCTTATCTGCACCTGGCTTGCCACCCGGTCACCGGACTGTCTCCGGAATACGCCAACTATGACGGTACACCGGCGGAACCGCAGCCACACGGCGACTTCCGCCACTTCTTCAGCGATGCCTACCGGGTAGCCGCCAACATCGGCCTCGACTACGAATGGTTCCGCTGCGACCCTTGGCAGGTGGAACAGTCGAACCGGATTCAGGCATTCTTCCGCGATATCGATCCGGCCGATTACCGCCGGTATACGATTGACGGGCAGCCGTTCGACGAGCCGTCTCTGCACCCGGTCGGCCTGCTGGCTACCCTCGCCATGGCCTCGCTGGCCGCTGACGGCCCGGACGCCGGTCACTTCGTCAAGCTGTTCTGGAACACCCCGCTGCGCACCGGTGACCGGCGGTATTACGACAACTGCCTGTACTTCTTCAGCCTGCTGGCGCTCAGCGGGAACTACCGGATTTATAAGTAA
- a CDS encoding family 43 glycosylhydrolase, translated as MNRVQDQQDQQDQQDQLKLTVYTRIPDQDYTASLANSVHLAYMDGQQKWQPLNRNYGILFAAGTVDENNVIHEKGLKNPYIFRTADGSFGIAAIRVNASGEDDEESKGQILLWTSPDLVTFDSLGLVQLHKELYVQEAVCIPDGTGAGCELRWQDDSGNVYVNRLADLRQPHLISPPERAEAYTVERPEQPFPGTAPGNVISLDEVTGSQILAAWTPVYNTGIRVAEQISASSADELSAVTATAVYSDGSTADKRVAWDTREIDFSVPGTYTVQGQVVTHNYPFPLASGYADPVLLPWNGKYYFLATNDNVNNIGIFVREADTIDGLFAPGFREAVILDLDEERSFIQTFWAPEFHLIGGELYILFAVGGKVWGPQCHIMKLKSGGDIMQAADWNEPVRVKRMDGTPLAGEGITLDMTYFKADETSCVLWSYRKGIGTPLDTGSMIYIATVDEANPAVLTSEPVLLTRPLLGWENVQGTINNEGPYPLITEDKVYIAYSGGAATGYTYAVGLLSIPRGSDVLDAAAWHKASTPALSYYSLEGVYGPGHNSFCRDVDGTLLILYHGEEQLVKHGTRCSAMHRVHFDAKGVPVLDVAGDRDVHPDYASCTIQLTVPVSNS; from the coding sequence ATGAATAGAGTGCAGGATCAGCAGGATCAGCAGGATCAGCAGGATCAGTTAAAGCTTACCGTGTACACACGCATTCCAGATCAGGATTATACGGCGTCTCTCGCAAATAGCGTTCATCTCGCTTATATGGACGGGCAGCAGAAATGGCAGCCGCTGAACCGGAATTATGGCATTTTGTTTGCCGCGGGAACCGTAGATGAGAACAATGTGATTCATGAAAAAGGACTGAAGAACCCCTATATCTTCCGCACAGCGGACGGTTCCTTCGGTATCGCGGCCATAAGAGTAAACGCTTCCGGGGAGGACGATGAGGAGAGCAAAGGACAGATTCTGCTGTGGACCTCGCCGGATCTGGTCACCTTCGACAGTCTGGGGCTGGTGCAGCTCCACAAGGAGCTGTATGTCCAGGAGGCTGTCTGCATACCGGACGGGACAGGCGCAGGCTGCGAGCTGCGCTGGCAGGACGACAGCGGGAACGTATATGTGAACCGGCTTGCGGATCTGCGGCAGCCTCACTTGATCTCGCCGCCGGAGCGGGCGGAAGCCTATACAGTAGAACGGCCGGAGCAGCCGTTTCCCGGAACCGCTCCGGGCAATGTGATCTCGCTGGACGAAGTGACCGGCAGCCAGATCCTGGCGGCCTGGACACCGGTGTATAACACCGGCATCCGCGTGGCGGAGCAGATCAGTGCCAGCTCGGCGGATGAGCTGTCTGCGGTTACCGCGACGGCGGTCTACTCAGACGGGTCCACCGCAGACAAGCGCGTAGCCTGGGATACGCGGGAGATCGACTTTAGCGTGCCCGGAACGTATACCGTACAAGGCCAGGTGGTTACGCATAACTATCCGTTCCCTTTGGCAAGCGGGTATGCCGACCCGGTCCTCCTCCCGTGGAACGGGAAGTATTATTTCCTGGCTACCAATGACAATGTCAATAATATCGGCATCTTTGTCCGGGAAGCGGACACCATAGACGGCTTATTCGCTCCCGGATTCCGGGAAGCGGTCATTCTGGATCTGGATGAGGAGCGCAGCTTCATCCAGACCTTCTGGGCGCCGGAATTCCATCTGATCGGCGGAGAATTATACATTCTATTCGCCGTAGGCGGCAAGGTCTGGGGTCCGCAGTGCCATATCATGAAGCTCAAATCCGGCGGAGATATTATGCAGGCGGCTGACTGGAACGAGCCGGTCCGCGTGAAGCGGATGGACGGCACGCCGCTGGCCGGAGAGGGAATTACGCTGGACATGACCTATTTCAAGGCAGACGAAACGTCCTGTGTGCTCTGGTCTTACCGCAAGGGGATCGGCACGCCGCTGGATACCGGCTCCATGATCTATATCGCAACCGTCGATGAAGCGAACCCTGCGGTACTCACCAGCGAGCCGGTGCTGCTCACCCGCCCGCTGCTGGGCTGGGAGAATGTGCAGGGCACGATCAACAACGAAGGCCCGTACCCGCTGATCACGGAGGATAAGGTGTATATCGCGTACTCCGGCGGGGCGGCAACAGGGTACACCTATGCGGTAGGGCTGTTAAGCATTCCGCGGGGCAGCGATGTTCTCGATGCCGCTGCATGGCACAAGGCGAGCACACCGGCCTTGTCCTATTATTCGCTGGAAGGCGTCTACGGGCCGGGGCACAATTCCTTCTGCCGTGATGTGGATGGCACGCTGCTGATCCTGTACCACGGGGAAGAGCAGCTGGTGAAGCATGGAACGCGGTGCTCGGCGATGCACCGGGTGCATTTTGACGCTAAGGGTGTGCCTGTGCTTGATGTCGCCGGAGACAGGGATGTTCACCCGGATTACGCCAGCTGCACTATACAATTAACAGTACCAGTATCTAACTCATAA